The stretch of DNA AAGAGAGAAGATACACGCTTATTTAGAGCTGATCGCATTATAGATGCAACCATCGTTGAAGAACATGAGGGTGTGAACTTAAGTAAGTTCAACATTCACAATTGGTCATATATGGGGAAAGAGCCTGAAAAGGTTTCACTCAAAGTAAAGCTTAGTCGTGAAGGTGTGAAAATTTGTAAAAACGACCCATTCTTAGAACAGAGTATTGTCGTAGAACAAGATGGCATCGGTCGCTTATATACTCAAATCACCAAACCTGATCTAGAATATTACGCTTCTTTTTTTATTAGTCTAGGTAAACACGCGCGAGTTGAAGGACCAGAGCAACTAATGATAGAAATGAAAAAAATCCTTGGCGATTTAAACGACATATACCTTTAGAGTAAGTAGCCATAGGATGATATGGCTATGTTACGATAGATGAAGCAACATTTATTCGGATGTTTAATTGATATTTTTCTCTACAGAAGAAGAAATATCTTATTTAATAAAGACTGTTCGTACTTAGATATACGTATAAGCTAAGCTTTCGTGGCACCTTTTCTCATTTAAAATATTGCTGTCTTAAATTAATCTCAATAGCAACAAAGTCTACGAAAAGAGTCTTAGTAAAAGGTTGTTTACGCAACAAAATTTACGTAAGTAGCCTAGTAAAAAACACACCCAGCTCGGAGTGAAAATATAATGAAAGACAGATATTTATTTTTATTTGGTGGAAACCCTTCATTATTACAAGCTAATCAATCGTTTGTTCAAAAATGTGGGGGCAAAAAAGCTCATATTGCATTATTGATCACTTATTCTCCTAAGTGGAAAGAATACTTACCGTTCTACGTTCAGACTTGGGAGGAGTTAGGTATTAATAGCTATTCTGTCATTATGCCAGACGAAAATAATCAACTAGATTACGATCAAGCTACAAATACATTAGCTCAATCTACGGGGATTTTCATAGGTGGTGGAAGTACATACGAATACCATAAACAATACACAAAGTCACCAATAAAACAGCTAATAAAAGAACATTATTACAATGGCGTTCCTGTCGCAGCCTGTTCTGCTGGTGCACTCATTTCATTAACAGAAAGTTTTATCTCACCTGACGAATCTAAAACTAACGAGATTGAAATGATTAAAGGTATTGGTCTACTTTCCAATATCCTTATCAGTGTACATTATACAGAGGACAAGCAGGAACCATATTTGCATAGTGCTTTGAATCAGACTTCCATTCCATTTGGCTATGGCATTGACGAAAATGCATGTGTTGTATTTAAGAATGAAGGCCATTTGACAAATATAGGAAATTCAGTTCACTCCATAAAAATCAGTACAAATTAATTGTTGCTTTTTTGTTCTAAGGTATAGTATACGACTAGCGTTCTTGGCATCTTGCTACCTTTACAATTATTGAGCTCACGTAAAACTCATCAATCGTCCATTTTTAATAAAAAATAAGTTTACGAGATTTGTTTTAACTATAAAAAATCTCCCTAACGGTATGCAGGGGAAGATCAAGAGTTTAGCTCTCATCACTTGATTAGAGTTAAACTCTTTGCCAAAGTTCACTTTTGAGTGATCGTTAGCCTCCAAATCGGTATGTGCTAAACTCATCGATAAACCCTATTATTCCTCTAACCAGGTTGCCAAACCCCTTCTTGACTCTAAAGAGTTCCACCACAGCTCCCCTAGTGAATTTGCTACTCTCTGTTTTAATTCATATCATTATAAGCTTATTAGCTAATTACATCATTCAATTAGCTTGATTATTTCGTTGTCCTCACTAGCATTGACTGTAATAATTACCGTAAACTCGATTGATGGTGAACCTGAATCCTCTTGCTCTTTCATAAAATGTTTACAAGTTCAATTTTCATGTTAGCTTATTCATCACTACTTCTTTATGACATTTTCTCCAATTTATAAATATTCCCTTCATGCAAAATCATTTAAATTAAAATTACATGTTCTCTTAATCTCGACAAAATCACACATAATATGACAAAATATAACTTAGTAGGAAAAAAGCTCAGGAGGCACACCGATATGTTAATAAAAACGAAAAAGACAAAAGATTTACAAAAACACATAGATGAACTTGAAGAAAAAGTAAGAATGCTAAAATTAGAAAAACAACAACGAGAATTGATGACAAATGAGTTTCTAGCACAATTACAAACAGACTTGGTTGCGACGGTTGATCAGCATCAAATGGTGAATGATCAACATCAGGTATTAGATTCTTTAGTAAAAACAATAAAAAGCCGTTTTGAACAAGTTCAAAATTTAAGCATTCAATCCAACGACATCTCTACATCTGTTATCGATAAAGGCGAATCACTTATCGCCTCAACAACCAAAATGGTCGAGCAGTCAAAAATAGGTAGAGATTCAGTAATTGAAGTAGAAGCTCTAATTAAACAATTGGGAGAACAGACGAATAATGCTTCTGAGAGTATGACACAGCTTGGTATTCGATCTAAAGAAATTGAAAATATCGTCAATGTCATAAACGATATTGCCGATCAAACAAATCTACTTGCGTTAAATGCATCTATAGAAGCAGCACGTGCTGGTGAACAAGGTAAAGGCTTCGCTGTCGTGGCAGAAGAAGTTAGAAAACTAGCTGAAAGCACAGCGTTAAGTACTAAAAACATTGCTGAACTTACGAGTCATATACAAGGCGAGATAAGTAGTGCTTTAAATGAAACGACAAAGAGCTCCTCTTTAGTTGATAAAGGAATTGAACTAAGTGCTGAAACAACTTCAAAGATAAACAATAATTTACTAATAATGGAACAAGAACAAGAAGAAGTCAATAACGTACTTCAAGCAATTAATGAACAAACAGCCTTTTCTAAAGAGGTCATTCAGCAAATAAATGACACTAAGTTTGTTTTTGATGAAATTAATGAAACGATTCTCATGCATATTGAAGATGCTGAAATAGTTGATTCAAAACTTGCAGCTGGCATTAGCGGAATTATCCATAAAGCACAAGAAGATACCAATCATGTTAAGGAAGAATAGCTTATCCCATTCATTATTGGACAACTAAAACCAGCTAATCTCGTATTCATTAGCTGGTTTTCCAGTTACATAATCATTATTTTGTGACCATTTCCTTATGCAACTTGTTTTCTTCGAATCGTGTTGTAAACTACAATAGTGAAAATGATTCCTAGTAGTGCAACGAGTGGATAGTGAACAATGGGATCTAATATTGGAACTCCTACAACATTTATTGCATGAAATGGGTTTATAAATTCTGAAGCAGACATAAAACTTCCAAAGCTATACTTCTTCACATATTCCCATAATGGAGTCGGCATAGAGATAGATGGCAAGATGAAGACTATTGCACTAATAATAAAAGATACGAGTACATTTTTCGATACTGCAGACACCGCGAATATGAAAGCCATAAAAGCAAATGCAGAGAGTACGTGAGCGCCGATTTGAATACCAAAATACTCTAAACCCGTTAGGCTATAAGGTGATTGTGGATATCCTAAATTTTGTATAGATGAACTCCATCCACTAGTTCCATAAATGTATGTG from Bacillus sp. SM2101 encodes:
- a CDS encoding Type 1 glutamine amidotransferase-like domain-containing protein, coding for MKDRYLFLFGGNPSLLQANQSFVQKCGGKKAHIALLITYSPKWKEYLPFYVQTWEELGINSYSVIMPDENNQLDYDQATNTLAQSTGIFIGGGSTYEYHKQYTKSPIKQLIKEHYYNGVPVAACSAGALISLTESFISPDESKTNEIEMIKGIGLLSNILISVHYTEDKQEPYLHSALNQTSIPFGYGIDENACVVFKNEGHLTNIGNSVHSIKISTN
- a CDS encoding methyl-accepting chemotaxis protein, translated to MLIKTKKTKDLQKHIDELEEKVRMLKLEKQQRELMTNEFLAQLQTDLVATVDQHQMVNDQHQVLDSLVKTIKSRFEQVQNLSIQSNDISTSVIDKGESLIASTTKMVEQSKIGRDSVIEVEALIKQLGEQTNNASESMTQLGIRSKEIENIVNVINDIADQTNLLALNASIEAARAGEQGKGFAVVAEEVRKLAESTALSTKNIAELTSHIQGEISSALNETTKSSSLVDKGIELSAETTSKINNNLLIMEQEQEEVNNVLQAINEQTAFSKEVIQQINDTKFVFDEINETILMHIEDAEIVDSKLAAGISGIIHKAQEDTNHVKEE